A genomic window from Acinetobacter chinensis includes:
- a CDS encoding putative solute-binding protein, whose amino-acid sequence MAQIVCATALTLSAALFSVNTVAAPQAGKLDLTLSDFSKNKIKKLLDDPKTWQQIPQKITLCVYSPNGEHGEAFEQATSYISEIPRITKMAKDFGVTMNMTRPTNLSMVVSIEYPKLKKKATTNVALKVYTDERVLTEDFRSKRCDGAGISNLRAKQFNPFVGSIDAIGAVQTEKQLRAVMQLLAKPEFDSKMVNRDYEVVGIVPVGAAYIIVNDKNINTLAKAAGRKVAVFQFDETQKKMVQNIGAQPVSVDLATVGGKFNNREVEIMAGPALLFKPLELYKGMTDKNGKVVGGIIRFPVIQVTGTLIMHRNRFPAGMGTIAREVISKQLDPAFKFVAKMENEIPEKYWMDIHESDKPGYLKIMREARIQMTKQGYYDKDMMRILKKVRCSQQPSNFECALNDE is encoded by the coding sequence ATGGCTCAGATTGTTTGTGCCACAGCTCTGACACTGTCAGCAGCTTTATTCAGTGTAAATACGGTTGCTGCACCTCAGGCAGGAAAACTTGATCTGACACTGTCTGATTTTTCTAAAAATAAAATAAAAAAACTGCTCGATGATCCGAAAACCTGGCAGCAGATTCCGCAAAAAATCACCTTATGTGTGTATTCACCCAATGGTGAACATGGCGAAGCCTTTGAACAGGCAACAAGTTATATCAGTGAAATTCCACGGATTACCAAAATGGCAAAGGATTTTGGGGTCACAATGAATATGACCCGACCTACAAATTTAAGTATGGTCGTGAGCATTGAATATCCAAAACTGAAAAAGAAAGCCACGACCAATGTGGCACTGAAAGTGTATACCGACGAGCGTGTTCTGACTGAAGATTTCAGAAGTAAACGCTGTGATGGTGCAGGTATCAGTAACCTCAGAGCCAAACAGTTCAACCCTTTTGTGGGCAGTATTGATGCCATAGGCGCCGTACAGACTGAAAAACAGTTGCGGGCAGTTATGCAGTTGCTGGCAAAGCCTGAATTTGATTCGAAAATGGTCAACCGTGATTATGAAGTGGTCGGAATTGTGCCTGTAGGTGCGGCTTATATTATTGTAAATGATAAAAATATTAATACACTGGCTAAGGCGGCAGGGCGCAAGGTAGCTGTATTCCAGTTCGATGAAACCCAGAAAAAAATGGTTCAGAATATTGGAGCACAGCCTGTTTCAGTCGATCTGGCGACCGTGGGCGGTAAGTTCAACAACCGCGAAGTCGAAATTATGGCAGGACCTGCCTTACTGTTTAAACCTTTGGAGCTTTATAAAGGGATGACGGATAAAAATGGCAAAGTGGTCGGTGGAATTATCCGTTTTCCTGTCATACAGGTCACGGGTACACTGATCATGCACCGTAACCGTTTTCCTGCGGGGATGGGAACCATTGCACGGGAAGTTATCTCCAAACAGCTTGATCCAGCATTTAAATTTGTTGCAAAAATGGAAAATGAAATTCCTGAAAAATATTGGATGGATATACATGAAAGTGACAAACCAGGGTATCTGAAAATCATGCGTGAAGCACGGATACAGATGACCAAACAGGGTTATTACGATAAAGACATGATGAGAATCCTGAAAAAAGTACGCTGTTCTCAGCAACCAAGTAACTTTGAATGTGCTTTGAATGATGAATAA
- a CDS encoding 5-formyltetrahydrofolate cyclo-ligase has product MQNHADFDFKSLRSQMRKQRKALTVFQQRQAQQQVLTRLHSIPEFRSAHKVGIYLDAFGEIYTQLIIQSCFQQNKQVYLPMICNMNQQLVWVRISSGQYRNKRFNSHPLGMLEPAATRGKHVSTLDCLIMPLLVCDMQGARVGMGGGFYDRTLASAPQRPFRLGLAHDFQQIKQIIPRQPWDQPLNALLTPSHFQRFKP; this is encoded by the coding sequence ATGCAGAATCATGCAGATTTTGATTTTAAATCTTTACGCAGCCAGATGCGTAAACAGCGAAAAGCGCTTACCGTGTTTCAGCAACGCCAGGCACAGCAGCAGGTACTGACCAGATTACACAGCATTCCCGAATTCAGATCAGCTCACAAAGTGGGTATTTATCTGGATGCTTTTGGTGAAATATATACCCAGCTGATTATTCAGTCCTGTTTTCAGCAGAATAAACAGGTTTATCTGCCCATGATCTGCAATATGAACCAGCAGCTGGTCTGGGTCAGAATATCGTCGGGACAGTACCGAAATAAAAGATTTAACTCACACCCTTTGGGCATGCTTGAACCCGCAGCCACTCGTGGAAAGCATGTCAGCACCCTGGATTGTCTGATTATGCCTTTACTGGTCTGTGACATGCAGGGAGCTCGGGTCGGTATGGGCGGTGGTTTTTATGACAGAACCCTGGCTTCAGCCCCACAACGTCCTTTCCGCTTAGGACTTGCACATGATTTTCAGCAGATTAAGCAGATTATTCCCCGTCAGCCCTGGGATCAACCTCTGAATGCTTTACTGACACCATCCCACTTTCAACGCTTCAAACCCTGA
- the lon gene encoding endopeptidase La: MSEIIMNEESLEPVVPSVLPLLALRDVVVYPHMQIALFVGREKSINAVDVARNSDNLVFVVAQKDSLTEEIDHDNLYQYGTVAKIVQVVNHENDENCIKVLIEGLHRSKLVKIIDNDEYLSAEHALSPMTVSVDDNTQSARVEELRTLFSQYAEAKLRNARELITAAGKIDDLLQLMFFVATRAPLNIDVKQKFLEHDEFEAHLQELMTYLLQQSEEQQIEQTLHDSVKRQMEKNQREYFLNEKMKVIQRELSDMNGGAEDDVAEIEKRLAEADLPEHVRKKAENEFRKLKAMQPASSEAAVVRNYIEAILDTPWNKASKVSINLPKAQDILDADHYGLDEVKERIVEYLAVQSRVKKLRGPILCLVGPPGVGKTSLGESIAKATGREFVRMALGGVRDEAEIRGHRRTYIGAMPGKIVQSLTKVGVKNPLFLLDEIDKMAQDYRGDPASALLEVLDPSQNNKFNDHYLDLDLDLSEVMFICTANSMNIPEALLDRMEVIRLPGYTEDEKVNIADRYLVPKAIKNNGLRAKELTVHEEAIRDIVRRYTREAGVRSLEREVSKIARKVVKESVSKKAKNLHVDVTAENLPDYLGVHKFDYGMAEEEAQVGRVNGLAWTSVGGELLTIEVAAVPGKGKFITTGSLGDVMKESITAAMTVVRTRADELGIEASRFEETDVHVHLPEGATPKDGPSAGLALTLALVSAFTKIAIRPDIAMTGETSLGGRAMRIGGLKEKLLAAHRGGVKLVFIPQENVRDLTEIPQNVKDGLEIKAVKSIDEILPLALVEQPTPLPKTPIVKAVDDGKKAARH; encoded by the coding sequence ATGTCTGAAATTATTATGAATGAAGAAAGCTTAGAGCCAGTGGTTCCAAGTGTATTACCACTTTTAGCGCTACGTGATGTTGTGGTTTATCCACATATGCAGATTGCGTTATTTGTCGGTCGTGAAAAATCGATCAATGCAGTTGACGTGGCTCGTAACAGTGACAATTTAGTATTTGTAGTTGCACAGAAAGATTCGCTTACAGAAGAAATTGATCACGACAACTTATATCAATACGGTACTGTCGCGAAGATTGTGCAGGTTGTGAATCACGAAAATGATGAAAACTGTATAAAAGTATTAATTGAAGGCTTACACCGTTCCAAACTGGTAAAAATCATTGATAACGATGAATATTTATCAGCTGAACATGCGTTAAGCCCGATGACTGTATCGGTAGACGACAACACTCAGTCTGCACGTGTGGAAGAACTGCGCACACTGTTTTCACAGTATGCCGAAGCAAAACTGCGCAATGCACGTGAACTGATCACTGCTGCAGGTAAAATTGATGATCTGCTTCAGCTGATGTTCTTTGTTGCGACCCGTGCGCCGTTGAATATTGATGTTAAACAGAAGTTTCTGGAACACGATGAGTTTGAAGCTCATTTACAGGAACTCATGACCTATCTGTTACAACAGTCTGAAGAACAGCAGATTGAGCAGACTTTGCATGATTCTGTCAAACGTCAAATGGAAAAGAATCAGCGTGAATACTTCCTCAATGAAAAGATGAAAGTGATTCAGCGTGAACTTTCCGACATGAATGGCGGTGCGGAAGATGATGTTGCGGAAATTGAAAAACGTCTGGCTGAAGCTGACCTGCCTGAGCATGTCCGCAAAAAAGCAGAAAACGAATTCCGTAAACTTAAAGCAATGCAACCTGCTTCCAGTGAAGCTGCTGTGGTGCGCAACTATATCGAAGCGATTTTAGATACGCCGTGGAATAAAGCGAGCAAAGTCAGCATTAATCTGCCGAAAGCTCAGGATATTCTGGATGCAGATCATTATGGTTTGGACGAAGTGAAAGAACGTATTGTTGAATACCTTGCTGTTCAGTCACGCGTGAAAAAACTTCGTGGTCCGATTCTGTGTCTGGTTGGTCCTCCTGGTGTAGGTAAAACTTCACTCGGTGAATCCATTGCCAAAGCAACAGGTCGTGAATTTGTCCGTATGGCACTCGGTGGTGTCCGTGATGAAGCGGAAATCCGTGGTCACCGTCGTACCTATATCGGTGCGATGCCAGGTAAAATCGTGCAGTCTCTGACAAAAGTCGGTGTGAAGAACCCACTGTTCTTACTCGATGAAATTGACAAAATGGCACAGGACTACCGTGGTGATCCAGCTTCTGCTCTGCTTGAAGTACTTGATCCATCACAGAACAACAAATTCAATGATCATTATTTAGATCTTGATCTTGACCTGTCTGAAGTGATGTTTATCTGTACTGCAAACAGCATGAACATTCCTGAAGCATTGCTTGACCGTATGGAAGTGATTCGTCTGCCTGGTTATACCGAAGATGAAAAAGTCAATATTGCAGACCGTTACCTTGTTCCGAAAGCAATCAAGAACAATGGTTTACGTGCTAAAGAACTGACCGTTCATGAAGAAGCCATTCGTGACATCGTCCGTCGTTATACCCGTGAAGCAGGTGTACGTAGCCTTGAGCGTGAAGTGTCTAAAATTGCACGTAAAGTCGTGAAAGAGTCTGTCAGTAAGAAAGCGAAAAATCTGCATGTTGATGTGACTGCTGAGAACTTACCTGATTATTTAGGTGTTCATAAGTTTGATTATGGTATGGCAGAAGAAGAAGCTCAGGTGGGTCGTGTAAATGGCTTAGCCTGGACGTCTGTTGGTGGTGAGTTATTGACCATTGAGGTTGCTGCTGTTCCAGGTAAAGGTAAATTCATTACGACCGGTTCACTTGGTGACGTGATGAAAGAGTCGATTACCGCGGCTATGACGGTTGTTCGTACTCGTGCTGATGAACTGGGCATCGAAGCTTCACGCTTTGAAGAAACAGATGTACACGTTCACTTACCTGAAGGTGCAACACCAAAAGATGGTCCATCTGCTGGTTTAGCACTGACTTTAGCCCTTGTTTCTGCTTTCACTAAAATTGCAATTCGTCCTGATATTGCCATGACAGGTGAAACCAGCCTGGGTGGTCGAGCAATGCGTATTGGTGGCTTGAAAGAGAAACTTTTAGCAGCACATCGTGGTGGCGTGAAACTGGTGTTTATTCCACAGGAAAACGTGCGTGACCTGACTGAAATTCCTCAGAATGTCAAAGACGGTCTGGAAATTAAAGCAGTGAAAAGTATTGATGAAATTCTTCCACTGGCTTTGGTTGAGCAACCAACACCTCTGCCAAAAACACCGATTGTCAAAGCTGTAGATGATGGTAAAAAAGCGGCACGTCATTAA
- a CDS encoding VOC family protein translates to MSNPVCWFEIYVNDMQRAKQFYQTVLSTEFSLLSDPTDNQMEMWAFPSDMNRYGASGSLVKMHGIEAGGNSTIIYFESKDCAVEEQKIEAAGGKIHQPKMSIGEHGHIVLAIDTEGNLFGLHSMQ, encoded by the coding sequence ATGTCAAATCCAGTCTGCTGGTTCGAAATTTATGTCAATGATATGCAGCGAGCAAAACAGTTTTATCAGACTGTTTTAAGTACAGAATTCAGTTTACTCAGTGACCCCACCGACAACCAGATGGAAATGTGGGCATTTCCATCAGATATGAACAGATATGGCGCATCAGGCTCACTGGTGAAAATGCACGGTATCGAAGCCGGTGGCAACAGCACCATTATTTATTTTGAAAGCAAAGATTGTGCTGTTGAAGAACAGAAAATTGAGGCGGCGGGTGGAAAGATTCACCAGCCCAAAATGTCCATTGGAGAACATGGTCATATTGTTTTAGCGATTGATACTGAAGGTAATCTGTTTGGACTGCATTCAATGCAATAA
- a CDS encoding M20/M25/M40 family metallo-hydrolase translates to MKTSIYTLSLMKTVLFIVLLKSVSLRAESVSFEQAEPQNLKVYVEQIIGTGTTYRNYKNTEELNRVSSWIKEQMQRFGIPCQFQTYAVEGKDYRNIICSLNTGAAEKYLIGAHYDVHGQQQGADDNASGVAGIVETARILAQEKNRLKKNIEFVFYTLEEPPFFKTEQMGSYRHAQSIKAQKKQIKGVYILEMIGFYDSALTQTYPLGLKWVYPAHANFIAVVSNLQSRTMGEDYCAAMSELDQLQCERLVAPTFIKGVDFSDHLNYWSVEIPAVMLTDTAFFRNKNYHTAQDTMKTLNFEKMSHVVDGLVYTLLK, encoded by the coding sequence ATGAAGACTTCCATTTATACGCTCAGTCTGATGAAAACAGTTCTGTTTATTGTTTTATTGAAGTCAGTCAGCCTCAGAGCTGAATCTGTATCGTTTGAACAGGCAGAACCACAGAATCTGAAAGTATATGTCGAGCAGATCATTGGGACGGGGACAACTTATAGAAATTATAAAAATACAGAGGAACTGAACCGTGTTTCCAGCTGGATTAAAGAGCAGATGCAACGGTTTGGTATTCCATGTCAGTTTCAGACCTATGCCGTGGAAGGGAAGGATTATCGAAATATCATCTGTTCATTAAATACAGGAGCTGCTGAAAAATATCTGATCGGTGCACATTATGATGTACATGGTCAGCAGCAGGGAGCTGATGATAATGCATCAGGTGTTGCAGGGATCGTTGAGACAGCGCGTATCCTGGCTCAGGAAAAAAACAGACTGAAAAAGAATATTGAGTTTGTGTTTTATACACTTGAGGAACCGCCTTTTTTCAAAACTGAGCAGATGGGAAGTTATCGGCATGCCCAATCCATAAAAGCTCAGAAAAAGCAGATTAAGGGCGTATATATACTGGAAATGATCGGTTTTTATGATTCAGCGCTGACTCAGACTTATCCTTTGGGACTGAAGTGGGTCTATCCTGCACATGCCAACTTTATAGCGGTTGTCAGTAATCTTCAGTCAAGAACAATGGGTGAGGACTACTGTGCAGCAATGTCTGAACTGGATCAGCTTCAGTGTGAGCGATTGGTCGCACCTACATTTATCAAAGGTGTGGATTTTTCAGATCATCTGAACTACTGGTCCGTTGAAATTCCAGCCGTTATGCTGACAGATACTGCCTTTTTCAGAAATAAAAACTATCATACAGCGCAGGATACGATGAAGACCTTAAACTTTGAAAAAATGAGTCATGTTGTGGATGGTCTGGTTTATACCCTGCTGAAATAG
- the rlmH gene encoding 23S rRNA (pseudouridine(1915)-N(3))-methyltransferase RlmH, whose translation MKIRILTIGQKMPGWVLTGFEDYFKRIQPFVQTQVIELPMAKRGKNDSEADILKYRNIEGESILSQLKQNEVLIALEVGGREFSTEKLAETMKGWMLEGYDVALAIGGPDGHSEAVRKAAAWHWSLSKLTLPHPLVRVMLIEQLYRAMSINHNHPYHRAG comes from the coding sequence ATGAAAATTCGAATTCTCACCATTGGTCAAAAAATGCCTGGATGGGTTCTGACCGGTTTTGAAGATTACTTCAAACGTATTCAGCCTTTTGTTCAGACCCAGGTCATTGAACTGCCTATGGCTAAACGGGGTAAAAATGACTCCGAAGCGGATATTTTAAAATACAGAAATATTGAAGGTGAAAGCATTCTGTCCCAGCTGAAACAGAATGAAGTCCTGATTGCACTTGAAGTCGGTGGCCGTGAATTCAGTACTGAAAAACTGGCTGAAACCATGAAAGGCTGGATGCTGGAAGGATATGATGTTGCACTTGCTATTGGTGGTCCAGATGGTCATTCCGAAGCTGTCCGTAAAGCCGCGGCATGGCACTGGTCACTGTCCAAGCTGACCCTGCCCCATCCACTGGTTCGTGTCATGCTGATTGAACAATTATATCGTGCAATGAGTATCAACCATAATCATCCTTATCACCGTGCAGGATAA
- a CDS encoding DODA-type extradiol aromatic ring-opening family dioxygenase — MNLQTLPGLFISHGSPMLALNPEQVGPALNRLSLNLPVPQAIIVMSAHWESQSLEVSTGVRPETWHDFRGFPQELYEMRYPAPGHPELAETILHLFAEAHIPAHANSTRPRDHGVWMPLLHMYPDASIPVVEISLPMNMSAEEIYKVGQVLAPLRDQQVLLVGSGSITHNLRELSWDGNQSTVPEWASAFRNYVVSKLAHSDYDAVLDWSSIPFVQRNHPTIEHFAPLFFSMGTGTRFSVVHNSFSMGSLGMDIYRFD, encoded by the coding sequence ATGAACTTACAGACTCTCCCAGGTTTATTTATTTCTCATGGTTCACCTATGCTTGCTCTGAATCCTGAACAGGTTGGTCCTGCACTGAACCGCCTGAGCCTGAATCTACCCGTACCTCAGGCAATTATAGTCATGTCTGCACACTGGGAAAGTCAGAGTCTGGAAGTCAGTACCGGCGTCCGTCCAGAAACCTGGCATGACTTCCGTGGCTTTCCTCAGGAACTGTATGAAATGCGCTATCCTGCGCCTGGACATCCCGAACTTGCAGAAACCATTCTTCATCTGTTTGCAGAAGCACATATTCCTGCCCATGCCAACAGCACCCGTCCGCGTGACCATGGTGTATGGATGCCACTGTTACATATGTATCCTGATGCTAGTATTCCTGTTGTGGAAATTTCTCTGCCGATGAACATGAGTGCTGAAGAAATTTATAAAGTCGGACAGGTTCTTGCTCCCTTGCGTGATCAACAGGTTCTGCTCGTTGGTTCAGGCAGTATTACGCATAATCTGCGTGAACTGTCCTGGGATGGCAATCAGTCAACAGTACCTGAATGGGCATCAGCTTTCCGCAATTATGTCGTCAGTAAACTGGCTCACAGTGATTATGATGCCGTACTGGACTGGTCAAGCATTCCATTTGTCCAGCGTAATCATCCAACGATAGAACATTTTGCACCCTTATTTTTTTCAATGGGAACAGGTACACGTTTCAGTGTTGTGCATAACAGTTTCAGCATGGGCTCTTTAGGCATGGATATTTATCGGTTTGACTGA
- a CDS encoding META and DUF4377 domain-containing protein → MKLHYLALALFPLTLAACQSGDIQKLGDTAVKVLQQQGTAEQTLNAYQWSFQPTGTKQPIVLNFKDQKVGISSGCNNMFGGAKVENGVLVTGNLASTNMMCSPELMKQEAFAASLFQSGKTAFVLDTANSEAPTLTLISPAAGKVVFTGKLTPEAKYQSEGETIFLEISPQTKSCTGVAPQTCLQVREIKYAESGVKTQVDKDWTLFYSNIDGFTHNPNERQVVRIKRYEIKNPAADQSKYAYVQDMIIEREAIKGSL, encoded by the coding sequence ATGAAATTACATTACCTTGCGCTTGCCCTGTTCCCTCTTACTCTGGCAGCCTGTCAGTCAGGTGATATTCAAAAACTGGGAGATACTGCTGTGAAAGTTTTACAACAACAAGGGACTGCTGAACAGACCTTAAATGCTTATCAATGGTCTTTCCAGCCAACAGGTACAAAACAGCCAATCGTGCTGAATTTCAAAGATCAGAAAGTCGGCATTTCCTCTGGTTGTAATAACATGTTTGGCGGTGCAAAAGTTGAAAATGGTGTACTGGTAACCGGTAACTTAGCGTCAACAAATATGATGTGTTCACCTGAGCTGATGAAACAGGAAGCATTTGCTGCATCATTATTCCAGAGCGGTAAAACTGCCTTTGTTCTTGATACTGCAAACAGCGAAGCTCCTACACTGACACTGATCAGCCCAGCAGCTGGTAAAGTTGTGTTTACAGGTAAATTGACACCTGAAGCGAAGTATCAGTCAGAAGGTGAAACTATTTTCCTGGAAATTTCACCTCAGACCAAATCATGCACGGGCGTTGCACCACAGACCTGCTTACAGGTTCGTGAAATTAAATATGCTGAGAGCGGAGTGAAAACTCAGGTCGATAAAGACTGGACTTTGTTCTACAGCAACATTGATGGTTTTACTCACAACCCGAATGAACGTCAGGTTGTACGTATCAAGCGCTATGAAATTAAGAATCCTGCGGCAGATCAGTCTAAATATGCCTATGTTCAGGACATGATTATTGAACGTGAAGCGATTAAAGGTTCACTGTAA
- a CDS encoding META domain-containing protein, translating to MIKNQKKFTHILFITLLSITFSGCQTLKEHHQPSQKNHSRSEQSSELQVSDWENLQHYTWSYQPVHSKHPIQIRFSHNHIHAYGGCNRMGRTYIIENQTTIIPKGSMISTLIGCSALENERLIQLFLSNPMLFKISDRPERTLKLTLNNGESYTFSSEQEQK from the coding sequence ATGATAAAAAATCAAAAAAAGTTTACCCATATTCTTTTTATTACGCTGCTCTCAATTACATTTTCTGGCTGCCAGACATTGAAAGAGCATCATCAGCCATCCCAGAAAAATCACAGCCGCTCGGAACAGTCTTCCGAATTACAGGTTTCTGATTGGGAAAATCTGCAACACTATACATGGTCTTATCAACCTGTACACAGTAAACATCCCATTCAGATCCGCTTCAGCCACAATCATATTCATGCCTATGGCGGTTGTAACCGCATGGGTCGAACTTACATCATTGAAAACCAGACGACCATCATTCCCAAAGGGAGCATGATCAGTACGCTGATTGGATGCAGTGCCCTGGAAAATGAACGGTTAATACAGCTGTTTCTCTCAAATCCAATGCTGTTTAAGATTTCTGACCGACCTGAGCGGACTTTAAAACTGACCCTGAATAATGGAGAGAGCTATACTTTCAGCTCTGAACAGGAACAGAAATAA
- a CDS encoding alpha/beta hydrolase, with translation MSSYQSHIAMLLFKQQKRIFLLHKNNTQALRSFFEKGTLLAPLPAFFKAKKVLLNNVPTMQIENQRPNKNAKRILVYIHGGGFVVGSPKSYKGYVASLCQLAQASFAYIPDYRLAPEARFPAAIDDVFAVWQGIVEKYQGYEIVLGGDSAGGNLALALCIRARDAGVALPERVYLLSPWLDLTLTSASHKKQDRGDPFLGTYFLERDFARHYVAEQDRKNPLISPLFADFKGLPPFYVQVGSKEVLLDDSREFARKARSQGVDVELDIWTGMWHAWTIVPFVPESRQARKKAGFWLSASH, from the coding sequence GTGTCCAGTTATCAGTCACACATTGCGATGCTGTTATTTAAACAGCAAAAAAGAATATTTCTCCTGCATAAAAACAATACTCAGGCATTACGCAGCTTTTTTGAAAAGGGGACATTACTCGCCCCATTACCAGCCTTTTTTAAGGCAAAAAAAGTACTGCTGAATAATGTTCCCACCATGCAGATCGAAAACCAGCGTCCGAATAAAAATGCTAAACGAATCTTAGTCTACATTCATGGCGGTGGTTTTGTGGTGGGTAGTCCTAAAAGTTATAAGGGTTATGTAGCAAGTCTGTGTCAGCTGGCACAGGCAAGTTTTGCTTATATTCCAGACTATCGTTTAGCACCTGAGGCACGGTTTCCTGCTGCAATTGATGATGTCTTTGCAGTATGGCAAGGCATTGTGGAAAAATATCAGGGCTATGAAATTGTTTTAGGTGGTGATTCAGCAGGTGGAAACCTGGCACTGGCTTTGTGTATCCGTGCACGAGATGCAGGCGTGGCATTGCCTGAACGTGTCTATCTGCTTTCGCCGTGGCTGGATTTAACTTTGACTTCAGCCAGTCATAAGAAACAAGATCGCGGTGATCCATTTCTGGGTACATATTTTCTTGAAAGAGATTTTGCCCGACATTATGTCGCAGAGCAGGATCGTAAAAATCCGCTGATTTCGCCTTTATTTGCCGATTTTAAAGGTTTACCGCCTTTTTATGTGCAGGTGGGTTCTAAAGAGGTTCTGCTGGATGACAGTCGGGAATTTGCCCGTAAAGCCAGATCACAGGGTGTGGATGTTGAACTTGATATCTGGACAGGCATGTGGCATGCATGGACGATTGTTCCTTTTGTTCCAGAAAGTCGGCAGGCGCGTAAAAAAGCAGGTTTCTGGCTGAGTGCCAGTCACTGA
- the gdhA gene encoding NADP-specific glutamate dehydrogenase: protein MKYNSLNDFLNYVKTRDAHQPEFLQAVEEVMTSLWPFIEKNPEYAEHGLLERLVEPERAIQFRVSWMDDKGQTHVNRAFRVQYNSAIGPFKGGMRFHPSVNLSILKFLGFEQTFKNALTTLPMGGGKGGSDFDPKGKSEGEIMRFCQALMIELYRHLGSNTDIPAGDIGVGGREVGYMAGMMKKLSNDTSCVFTGKGLSFGGSLARPEATGFGTVYFAEEMLKTRSDSFKDKVVTISGSGNVAQYAAEKAMYLGAKVVSLSDSNGTVYVKDGFTTELLCEVMELKNVKRGRISEFASKHGFEYLEGKRPWGIKCDIALPCATQNELTEEDAVALLANGVICVAEGANMPSTLEAVEKFVEAKILYAPGKASNAGGVATSGLEMSQNSIRLGWTFEEVDERLHAIMKEIHRNCVKYGTEEDGTVNYVNGANIAGFVKVADAMLAQGVF, encoded by the coding sequence AGTGATGACAAGCCTGTGGCCTTTTATCGAGAAAAACCCTGAATATGCTGAACATGGTTTACTCGAGCGCCTGGTAGAGCCTGAGCGTGCAATTCAGTTTCGTGTTTCATGGATGGATGACAAAGGTCAGACTCATGTGAACCGTGCATTCCGTGTGCAATATAACTCTGCAATTGGTCCATTCAAAGGTGGTATGCGTTTCCACCCTTCAGTCAATCTTTCGATTCTGAAGTTCCTTGGGTTTGAACAGACTTTTAAAAATGCTTTGACTACTTTGCCTATGGGCGGTGGTAAAGGTGGTTCTGATTTTGATCCTAAAGGTAAGTCTGAAGGCGAAATCATGCGTTTCTGCCAGGCACTGATGATTGAATTATACCGTCATCTTGGTTCCAACACAGATATCCCTGCGGGTGACATCGGTGTAGGCGGCCGTGAAGTAGGCTACATGGCTGGTATGATGAAGAAACTCAGCAATGACACTTCATGCGTATTTACAGGTAAAGGACTGTCTTTCGGTGGTTCTCTTGCACGCCCTGAAGCGACTGGTTTCGGTACTGTTTACTTCGCTGAAGAAATGCTGAAAACCCGTAGCGACAGCTTTAAAGATAAAGTTGTGACTATTTCGGGTTCTGGTAACGTTGCACAATATGCTGCTGAAAAAGCAATGTATCTGGGTGCGAAAGTGGTTTCACTTTCTGACTCTAACGGTACTGTTTACGTAAAAGACGGTTTCACAACTGAACTTCTTTGTGAAGTGATGGAACTTAAAAACGTAAAACGTGGCCGTATCTCTGAGTTTGCGTCTAAACACGGTTTTGAATACCTTGAAGGCAAACGTCCTTGGGGTATCAAGTGTGACATCGCGCTTCCTTGTGCAACTCAAAATGAGTTAACTGAAGAAGATGCAGTTGCACTTCTTGCAAATGGTGTGATCTGTGTAGCTGAAGGTGCAAACATGCCTTCTACACTTGAAGCAGTAGAGAAATTCGTTGAAGCGAAAATTCTTTATGCTCCGGGTAAAGCATCAAACGCAGGTGGTGTTGCGACTTCTGGTCTTGAAATGTCACAAAACTCAATCCGTCTGGGTTGGACATTTGAAGAAGTGGATGAGCGCTTACATGCAATCATGAAAGAAATTCACCGTAACTGCGTGAAATACGGTACTGAAGAAGACGGTACTGTGAACTATGTAAACGGTGCAAACATTGCAGGCTTTGTAAAAGTTGCTGATGCGATGTTAGCGCAAGGTGTATTCTAA